Proteins from a single region of Pseudomonas phenolilytica:
- the exaC gene encoding acetaldehyde dehydrogenase ExaC has translation MIYAQPGTPGAVISFKPRYGNYIGGEFVPPVKGEYFVNTSPVNGEVIAEFPRSGAEDVERALDAAHAAADAWGKTSVQDRALILLKIADRIEANLEKLAVAETWDNGKAVRETLNADVPLAADHFRYFAGCIRAQEGSAAEINEHTAAYHFHEPLGVVGQIIPWNFPLLMAAWKLAPALAAGNCIVLKPAEQTPLSIMVFIEVVGDLLPPGVLNIVQGFGREAGQALATSTRIAKIAFTGSTPVGAHIMRCAAENIIPSTVELGGKSPNIFFEDIMNAEPAFIEKAAEGLVLAFFNQGEVCTCPSRAVIQESIFEPFMEVVMKKIKAIKRGNPLDTDTMVGAQASEQQFDKILSYMDIAQQEGAQILTGGAAEKLEGGLASGYYVQPTLIKGHNKMRVFQEEIFGPVVAVTTFKDEAEALAIANDTEFGLGAGVWTRDINRAYRMGRGIKAGRVWTNCYHLYPAHAAFGGYKKSGVGRETHKMMLDHYQQTKNLLVSYDINPLGFF, from the coding sequence ATGATCTACGCCCAACCCGGTACTCCAGGCGCCGTCATTTCCTTCAAGCCGCGCTACGGCAACTATATCGGTGGCGAATTCGTGCCGCCGGTCAAGGGGGAGTATTTCGTCAACACCTCGCCGGTAAACGGTGAGGTGATCGCCGAGTTCCCGCGTTCGGGCGCCGAAGACGTGGAGCGTGCGCTGGACGCTGCCCATGCCGCCGCCGATGCCTGGGGCAAGACCTCGGTGCAGGACCGTGCGCTGATCCTGCTGAAGATCGCCGATCGCATCGAAGCCAACCTGGAAAAGCTCGCCGTCGCCGAAACCTGGGATAACGGCAAGGCCGTGCGCGAAACCCTGAATGCCGACGTGCCGCTGGCTGCCGACCACTTCCGCTACTTTGCCGGCTGCATCCGTGCGCAGGAAGGCAGCGCCGCCGAGATCAACGAACACACCGCCGCCTACCATTTCCACGAGCCGCTGGGCGTGGTCGGGCAGATCATCCCGTGGAACTTCCCGCTGCTGATGGCCGCCTGGAAACTCGCGCCGGCGCTGGCCGCCGGTAACTGCATCGTGCTCAAGCCGGCCGAGCAGACGCCGCTGTCGATCATGGTGTTCATCGAGGTGGTTGGCGATCTGCTGCCGCCGGGCGTGCTGAACATCGTTCAGGGCTTCGGTCGTGAAGCCGGCCAGGCGCTGGCCACCAGCACCCGCATCGCCAAGATCGCCTTCACCGGCTCGACCCCGGTTGGCGCGCACATCATGCGTTGCGCGGCCGAAAACATCATTCCGAGCACCGTCGAGCTGGGCGGCAAGAGCCCGAACATCTTCTTTGAAGACATCATGAATGCTGAGCCGGCGTTCATCGAGAAGGCCGCCGAAGGCCTGGTGCTGGCGTTCTTCAACCAGGGCGAGGTGTGCACCTGCCCGTCGCGCGCGGTGATTCAGGAATCGATCTTCGAGCCCTTCATGGAAGTGGTGATGAAGAAGATCAAGGCGATCAAGCGCGGCAACCCGCTGGATACCGACACCATGGTCGGCGCTCAGGCCTCCGAGCAACAGTTCGACAAGATTCTGTCCTACATGGACATCGCCCAGCAGGAAGGCGCGCAGATCCTCACCGGCGGCGCCGCGGAGAAGCTCGAAGGCGGTCTGGCCAGCGGTTACTACGTGCAGCCGACCCTGATCAAGGGCCACAACAAGATGCGCGTGTTCCAGGAGGAAATCTTCGGGCCGGTGGTGGCCGTCACCACCTTCAAGGACGAAGCCGAAGCGCTGGCGATCGCCAACGACACCGAATTCGGCCTGGGCGCTGGCGTCTGGACCCGCGACATCAACCGCGCCTACCGCATGGGCCGTGGCATCAAGGCCGGTCGCGTGTGGACCAACTGCTACCACCTCTACCCGGCACATGCCGCGTTCGGTGGCTACAAGAAGTCCGGCGTCGGCCGCGAAACCCACAAGATGATGCTCGACCACTATCAGCAGACCAAGAACCTGCTGGTCAGCTACGACATCAATCCGCTGGGCTTCTTCTAA